The following coding sequences lie in one uncultured Fibrobacter sp. genomic window:
- a CDS encoding DUF3392 family protein, translating to MQPYIHHFASFLRLHLDSISVGLVATLLMIYGAFINNYFKKITRSIPFVGRFALFVVLCSAGYAFLSSQMVRFLKMFLRGQTDLALIGIIAGAFIVLAFLARSGKDV from the coding sequence ATGCAGCCCTATATTCATCATTTTGCCAGCTTTTTAAGATTACACCTTGATTCCATTTCGGTAGGCCTGGTTGCAACGCTCCTGATGATTTACGGTGCCTTCATCAATAACTACTTCAAGAAGATTACAAGGAGCATTCCATTTGTGGGTCGGTTTGCCCTGTTCGTGGTTCTGTGCAGTGCGGGTTATGCGTTCCTGTCGTCGCAGATGGTGCGTTTCCTGAAAATGTTCCTGCGCGGACAGACGGACCTTGCGCTTATCGGAATTATCGCGGGCGCCTTCATCGTGCTAGCCTTTCTTGCCCGTAGCGGAAAGGACGTCTGA